A segment of the Triticum urartu cultivar G1812 chromosome 1, Tu2.1, whole genome shotgun sequence genome:
CATGCACATCCTAGCTAGTATGATTCTGTGACATCATTTGTCCAAATCGGGCAAGTGTGATTCTGTGACTAGTAGCTACACGTGCACCATGCTTTCTTAACTGACAGACAAGACATTATCCTTCTTAATTATTTACCAGCCACAGTCAGCGCTTGTACTTAATGATTGATGATGCAAAGTGTGTATAAATCCAGCATGCTGGCAAGATCCCGAAGGAACTGGAGCCGTCTGAAGTGGACGCTCAGTATAAGCTGGCGAGGGCGAAGCTGGGTGCAACGTTAGATAAGTTGGAGAAGGAACAGGCAGATAAGACTATGTTGTACGTAGAGGATCAAACTTGATATATGTTGTACGACAGGAGTTGGTACATATATTCTCATTTGACCTACCTCGTTCTACCTGCAGGCGCTTGAAATCCATCGGACGTGCGGTTGACGGCGTGATCAATGGAGTTGTCAAGTTGGCAGCTTTCTGTATGGTTACTGCTGTTGCTTTTGGTGGCGAAGGGGTAGAAGCACAGGCTGTTACCAAGGGAAG
Coding sequences within it:
- the LOC125521190 gene encoding uncharacterized protein LOC125521190 yields the protein MAAVRCAARSLGGSLLQRTQAAVAEEGRRLVPSRFMRSRQLSTKHAGKIPKELEPSEVDAQYKLARAKLGATLDKLEKEQADKTMLRLKSIGRAVDGVINGVVKLAAFCMVTAVAFGGEGVEAQAVTKGSQ